One stretch of Manis pentadactyla isolate mManPen7 chromosome 10, mManPen7.hap1, whole genome shotgun sequence DNA includes these proteins:
- the LOC118933643 gene encoding speedy protein E4-like produces MASVPSSSQAVSQRPQPGPSGHQPDMMLDAQRPGPPAQAHSSPLPEGSGRRRQRETSAALQESEEAATGEEDAWVLEMLCGLKMRLKRRRVSPVLPEHHEAFKRLLGDPVVKRFLAWDKNLRVSDKYLLAMVIAYFSRAGLPSGQYQRIHFFIALYLANDMEEDKGHKLAILWLLYGNDRSKSRLFHQQRVQFAQSMGWKAWVSREECEEIQAFDPELPVWKRDRSLLAV; encoded by the exons ATGGCCAGTGTTCCATCGAGTTCCCAGGCTGTGAGCCAgaggccccagcctggcccttCCGGGCACCAGCCAGACATGATGCTGGACGCACAGAGACCAGGACCACCAG cccaggcacacagcagccctcTGCCAGAGGGCTCCGGCCGGCGCAGGCAGCGGGAGACGTCAGCCGCTCTCCAGGAGTCGGAGGAGGCAGCCACAGGCGAGGAGGACGCCTGGGTCCTGGAGATGCTGTGCGgcctcaagatgaggctgaagcgACGGCGGGTGTCCCCGGTGCTGCCCGAGCACCACGAGGCCTTCAAAAGGTTGCTTG GGGACCCTGTTGTGAAAAGATTCCTGGCCTGGGACAAAAATCTGAGGGTATCTGACAAG TATCTCCTGGCCATGGTCATAGCATATTTCAGCCGGGCTGGCCTCCCCTCCGGGCAGTACCAGCGAATTCACTTCTTCATAGCTCT CTACCTGGCCAACGACATGGAGGAGGACAAAGGCCACAAACTGGCCATCCTTTGGCTCCTCTATGGGAACGACCGTTCCAAGAGTCGTCTGTTCCACCAACAGCGAGTCCAATTCGCCCAATCCATGGGCTGGAAGGCCTGGGTCTCCCGGGAAGAGTGTGAGGAG ATCCAAGCGTTTGACCCAGAGCTCCCGGTGTGGAAGCGAGACCGCAGCCTGCTCGCTGTGTGA